A window of the Juglans microcarpa x Juglans regia isolate MS1-56 chromosome 5D, Jm3101_v1.0, whole genome shotgun sequence genome harbors these coding sequences:
- the LOC121265393 gene encoding aspartic proteinase 36, which yields MRGSIFPLISAFAVVLVPVVFCVLSPSLLFLERTFPLSHRLELDHLIARDRARHARILQASVGGVVEFSVQGSSDPYVVGLYFTKVKLGSPPREFNVQIDTGSDILWVTCNSCSDCPQSSGLGVQLNFFDAASSSTAGLVPCSDPMCTSALQTSASQCSQSNQCSYSFQYGDGSGTSGYYVSDALYFDMVLVQSYIVNSSATVVFGCSTYQSGDLTKTEKAVDGIFGFGPGDLSIISQLSSRGITPKVFSHCLKGDGNGGGILVLGEILEPGIVYSPLVPSQSHYNLYLQSIAVNGQQLPIDPAAFLTSNNRGTIVDSGTTLAYLVEEAYDPFVSSITAIVQQSATPIVNKGNQCYLVPTSISEIFPPVSLNFAGSASMVLKPEEYLVHLGFANGAAMWCIGFQRAQEGVTILGDLVLKDKIIVYDLDHQRVGWANYDCSSSVNVSVTSGKEFLNAGQLSTSNSSRDMLFELLPLGIMGVLLHIDRRGFGAIIWIGKAAASVTVRQLKL from the exons ATGCGGGGCTCTATCTTCCCTCTGATTTCGGCCTTTGCCGTCGTGTTGGTCCCGGTCGTCTTCTGCGTCCTCTCCCCCAGCCTCCTCTTTCTCGAGAGGACCTTCCCTTTGTCTCACCGGCTTGAGCTCGACCACCTCATAGCCCGGGACCGAGCCAGGCACGCCCGAATCTTGCAAGCCTCGGTGGGAGGCGTCGTCGAATTCTCTGTCCAAGGCTCCTCCGATCCTTACGTTGTCGG GCTTTATTTCACAAAAGTTAAATTGGGCTCTCCTCCAAGAGAGTTTAATGTACAGATTGATACTGGAAGTGATATCTTGTGGGTTACCTGCAACTCCTGCAGTGATTGCCCCCAATCTAGTGGGCTTGGG GTTCAGCTCAATTTTTTTGATGCTGCCAGTTCATCAACTGCTGGGCTGGTCCCCTGCTCAGATCCAATGTGCACTTCTGCATTGCAAACTTCAGCGTCTCAATGCTCTCAGAGTAATCAGTGCAGTTACTCTTTTCAATATGGAGATGGAAGTGGGACATCTGGTTATTATGTGTCTGATGCGCTGTATTTTGACATGGTTCTTGTGCAGTCTTACATTGTCAATTCATCCGCAACAGTTGTTTTTGG GTGTAGCACCTATCAGTCTGGGGACTTGACTAAGACGGAAAAAGCAGTTGATGGGATTTTTGGTTTTGGACCAGGTGATCTTTCCATTATTTCACAATTGTCGTCTCGTGGCATAACACCCAAAGTGTTCTCCCATTGCTTGAAAGGAGATGGCAATGGCGGGGGTATTTTGGTTCTTGGGGAGATTTTGGAGCCAGGCATTGTTTACAGTCCACTTGTCCCATCACA gtctcattataatttatatctgCAAAGCATTGCTGTCAATGGGCAACAGTTGCCGATTGATCCTGCTGCTTTTTTAACATCAAACAACCGAGGAACCATTGTTGATTCTGGAACAACTTTGGCATACCTTGTGGAAGAAGCATATGATCCCTTTGTTAGTTCT ATAACTGCAATTGTTCAACAATCTGCTACTCCTATTGTTAATAAAGGAAATCAGTGTTACCTAGTCCCCACCAG TATATCCGAGATATTTCCTCCGGTTAGTTTAAACTTTGCGGGCAGTGCATCCATGGTGTTAAAACCAGAAGAGTACCTCGTACATCTTGGTTTTGCT AATGGTGCTGCGATGTGGTGCATTGGTTTTCAGAGGGCTCAGGAAGGGGTAACGATCTTAGGAG ATCTTGTTCTTAAAGATAAGATCATTGTGTATGATCTAGATCATCAACGAGTTGGATGGGCTAACTACGATT GTTCATCGTCCGTAAATGTCTCGGTAACTTCTGGCAAGGAGTTTCTGAATGCAGGGCAGCTGAGCACAAGCAACTCGTCGAGAGATATGCTCTTTGAACTGCTACCTTTGGGCATCATGGGTGTCCTATTGCACAT